The nucleotide window CCACGAAAAATCCACTCTCGTTTTAGATCTCACACAAGCGAGGAGCTCCTGCCTCCCTGCCCTGTTCCTGCTGTTCTGCTTCTACTTCGGTTCCACTTCATCAATCCATGCCCATTCCGCTGTCTCGCCGTCCTTTGATCTCGACTTCTCCCACCCCACCCCACCGCAATCCCAATCCTCATCTTGCCCGAGCCTGCATCCATCACTGCGAGTGCGAGTGCATACATGATCCATCACAGCACCGGCCGCCGGGTGTCGTACGCCAAGAGAGTGCCGCCATGGGAAAGCCCCACGGGCGAGATGGTAAGCTTCGCCACCAATTTCTCCTTTCAAATTATTCCGGGCCTGCACAGCCACAGCTCGTCGTGTGCCGGCGATGCGATGATGCCCTTCTGTTTCACTCCGACGACGCCCCATGGCCACGGGCAGAACCTCGGCTTCCTCCTGTCCCAAGAATTCCACCACGGAGGCACGGACTGGTGCTGGTATAGGGGCCACCGCCTTGCCTGCTTCAGCCCGGAGACTGAGGATCGCAGCAGCAAGCTCATCGCCATCGACGTGAGGTCTACGGAGGACACGGAGACGACTTGGCCGAGCAACCAAAGTGCAGGTACAAGATCGCGCTGGGGCTGGGCTCCGCGCTGCGGTACCTCCACACGGAGTGCGAGCAGCGCGTCGTGCACGGGGACATCAAGCCTGCAAACGTGATGCTCGACGCGTCGGGCGACGCCAAGCTCGGCGACTTCGGGCTGGCGAGGCTCGTCGACCACGGCGCCGAGCCGCGGACGACGCAGGTGGTGGCGGGCACCGTCGGGTACATCGACCCGGAGCTCGTCAACGGCCGCAGGCCGAGCGCCGAGTCCGACGTGTACAGCTTCGGCGTCGTGCTCCTGGAGATCGCCTGCGGCAGGCGGCCGACGTCGAGGGGGCCGGGTCAGGCCTCGGCGGCGCTGCTGGCGTCGGTGCGGGAGATGTACCGCCGGAACCAGATCCTTGACGCGGCAGACAGGAGGCTGGGCGGCGGGTTCGACAGGCCGCAGATGGAGCGTCTGCTCGTGACGGGGCTTTGGTGCGCGCACCACGATCCGATGCAGCGGCCGTCGGTGACGCAGGCTGTCGATGTGCTACGATCTGAGGACACGAAGCTGCCGGTGCTTGAAGCGGTGCGCGGTTCTGGGGAGGGCGAGATTCACTCCTTGGAGGGACATGCTTATGGTGATCTGCCCGCCGAGGACTCTTCTCGTTTGCATGAAACTGCGTACCCTACTTCTTCCGAGGACTGAGCTTATCTATTCCCGGCAGATATGTGAACATATTGAGCGGTGTATTTTCAGCGCCACGCATGTTGATTTTTTTTCATGGTAATACGTATTTCATTTATATCATAAAGATCATAGTACAAGCCACGTACATACCGACCTGACAAATCTGAAAAGACAGCAGAACGCTAGCCTTTGCACACAGGAATACCAGCCAAGAAGTAAAATTACAAACAAGACTGAAGAATCCTCTGAGCTTGACACCAACGTCCGTCACCTGCCTCTGGCACCACCATAGCAGCCATCAAAAGAGAAAATGACGGATCACCTCCACACCCGAGCTCGACGCGGCTATGCAGCTTTGCGGACCTCCAAGGTGGCTCGCCAATAAAGGCGAAACCATTGCCGTTAAACGAATCAGACCGGGGCAACACCCCGGAAACGCCATCGAACTCCAGATCTGGCACCCCAGCACAACTAAGACGTTGGTGGAGGAAACCATACCTGCCTTCCACGAACCACGAACCCAGATCCACCATCTTCCAGATGCCGTCGATGCAGACCACAATCTGCATCCGCTCCTGGACTACCTCCCAAGCTCCACGCCGACGCTGGAGCAAACGTCGTCGCAACGGCGGAGCCCGAGGACACAGGTCCACCACGAGGATGTCGCCGCCGCCACACCATCCTTGCTTGAACAGTCTGGTTTCCAAATCCACGCCAAAAGTGGATCGCCTCGTTGGGAAAGGATCTGAAGATTTATTAGTCGGCGCCGCCatcgccaccgccaccgccgaaGCCATGACGATGAACAACCCAAAAACCTAAGAAACTAATGCCTAAAACAATCCACACGCGTGGATTCGGCGACTCCCCTCACCGCCGACGACCGAGGTCGTCCACGGAGGGGAGCCGCCGGAGGACGGCGGCGGAGAAAGACGCCCTGGCGGCGGGGGCGTGATCGCCTGTCTTTCTTCTCCTGGAAGAAAGAAAGCGGCACGAGCTCTACGTCCGCCACGCATGTTGATTGATTATAGTAGATACTAGCATACCCGCGCGGGCGGCATGCCGCGCCCCGTCGATACGTTGTGTTTATACATGTTATCTTGGTCTTTGCTGTATACAATGAATTTCACTTTGAAGTTAAATAACTATGTggctaagggc belongs to Triticum urartu cultivar G1812 chromosome 7, Tu2.1, whole genome shotgun sequence and includes:
- the LOC125519160 gene encoding probable kinase CHARK, which encodes MLDASGDAKLGDFGLARLVDHGAEPRTTQVVAGTVGYIDPELVNGRRPSAESDVYSFGVVLLEIACGRRPTSRGPGQASAALLASVREMYRRNQILDAADRRLGGGFDRPQMERLLVTGLWCAHHDPMQRPSVTQAVDVLRSEDTKLPVLEAVRGSGEGEIHSLEGHAYGDLPAEDSSRLHETAYPTSSED